CTTTCCTCATTAACCGATGGTAGCATATCGAATAGGTTGCGAAAGCTATATAAGCGAGTTAGTACAGACGTAAGAGTTGAGTTTTATTCCAACCTTTGTAAAGACAACaacaattaaataaatttgaaacaaGTCCGAACAGTGTCATTCATTTCCGACCAAGATTGTAGATCCACACAAGAACCCCACCCGTGGTAATTCTGTGTGGACACCTACATTCGCCAAGGTCTATGGAATACCATACATACCAAATACAGTCCACCGTACAATTGCCCGAGCCCGAACATTGGTCCGAACGAGCCGGATATGGATTACTGAGTGCGATTCCCGTCAATATGTGAAAAAGTTCCCGAAAAGAAGAAAACCGAAAAGTGCGCCAAAGAAGCCGTGCACAAACGAGCTTCACGGAAGACGAGTGAAATCAATTGATGATGCCAATCCAACATTCACCGAAAAAGACGAACCAAAACGAAGGAGAATCTGAAATTTTCCGAGGATTTCCCGACGAACCCGATAGGAACAAATCAATCATGGATAACATTGCTGCCGATGCGAAAACCATTTCGCAACTGAACCCGCTTTTTCGACTACGTAGACAGACACTTCTGAAAATTACACGTATCAAATCGATCATCGACAATGCCGATATTCCAGTTACCCTGGCGCAGCTGAGAGTGTATGCGCGAAAACTCCAATCATTATATGACGAGTTCTCCGGCTTCCACAATCAAATTTTGGCCATCATTCCTGATGAGGAAATCGAAAATCAAGAAGCAGAATGTCAGcggtttgaagacatttatgaCTTGACATCTACTATCATCGAGCATTCGCTTATGCAAAACAACGTAGCAGACATTGCGCAGGCAGTGCCGCCACAAGTTATCATCCATCAGCAACCATTAAAAGCTCCAATTCCAACGTTTGATGGAGACTATACAAAATGGCCGAAGTTTAAAGCCATGTTTTTAGATGTGATGGCCCAATCCCGAGATACGGATGCGATTAAGTTGTATCATCTTGACAAGGCGTTGATTGGATCAGCTGCTGGCGTATTGGACTCCAAAACAATAAATGAAGGAAACTATACGAAAGCATGGAACATCCTTACGGAACGCTATGAAAATCGGAGAGTGATTATCGAAACACATATTCGTGGTCTTCTACAACTGCAAAAGATGTCTACAGAATCGAACATTGAATTACGCAAACTGGTCGACGAATGCAATAAGCACGTGGAGAGTCTAGAATACATGGAACAAGAGTTACTAGGCATGTCCGAGCTGATAATAATTTACCTACTGACAGCAGCACTCGATAAGACGACCCGGAAACATTGGGAGCAAACCTTGAAACCCGGTCAACTACCGAAATATAAGACGACgatcgaatttttaaaatctCAGTGTCAAGTATTAGAGCGATGTGAAGCTGCTTTTTCCTTGCCAATCCCAAAACCGTTTGTTTCTAAATCAGGAActcaaattaaaataaacaacCAACGAACGCATGCTGCAGTATCCGACGAAAATtacacaaatgaaaaatgtgatttttgtgCTGCACTTCACCGGAACTATCAGTGCGATAAACTGAACGCGTTATCGAGTGCAGAAAAAATGAATAAGATCAAATCAACCGGAGTTTGCTTTAATTGTCTACGCAAAGGACATATTTCAAAGAATTGTCCATCGTCGAAAACATGTCGCATATGCAAAAAACGACATCATACGCAGTTGCATGAAGACGTTAGTCCGATGCAAAATTCCGAGACTATCAGAAACGAAAACATAACGGTAAGAAACCAGCCCACCAACGATAAACCGTCAACAAGCAACGAGAACCAAATGCCAGTATCTACATGTTCCTGTAATAGTGCCCGTGTATCGAAGACAGTACTACTGTTGACAGCTGTTGTCCTGGTCACCGACAAGAATGGAAGACAGCATTCCTGTAGAGCTCTTTTAGATAGCGGTTCGCAAGTGAACTTCGTTAGTGAAAGATTTGCCAACGTACTGGAAATTCCGAAGCAGCGAGTTAACATTGCCATTGCTGGTATTAGCAGCCTGAAGACAACCGCCCACGAGAAGATTATTGTAAAGTTCCAATCTCAGTACAGCAGTTTCCAAGCATCATTGGAATGTTTGATCACTCGAAAGGTGACAGGAAAAATCCCTTCAATGGACATTGATATTACggactggaatattcccagtgGAATTCAACTTGCAGATCCCATGTTTTACAAATCGAACACAATAGATATTCTGATTGGAGCCGAattgtttttcaaattattgAAGCCGAACCAGTTAGTGTTGGAAGACGGACTTCCCGAATTGCGTGATTCCCACCTCGGTTGGATCGTAACAGGTTCAATCAGTGCCGATAACAACGTGCAGTATTCACAGATCGCCTCTATACAGTCGATTGAGGACTCGATCGAGAAGTTTTGGCAAATCGAAGAGCTACAGGACGATCCGAAACCAACTACCGATGAACAACGATGTGAGGAACATTTTTCCGTTACACATTCCCGCGACGAAACCGGAAGATTCGTAGTGAGACTTCCATTCAAGGACAATGTAAACGAATTAATTAGTTGCAGAGAATTGGCCCTGAAACGCTTTTATATGTTAGAGACCAAACTACAACGAAACCCAGATCTGAAGAGTCAATACATCGATTTTGTACGCGAATATCAGCAGCTAGGCCACTGTAAGGAAGTGGACGAAACCAAAGATAAGCGACCACTTAATCCGTATTTTATGCCACATCATGCTGTGCTCCGTCCCGACAGTTCTACTACAAAATGTAGAGTGGTGTTTGATGCCAGTGCCAAACCATCATCTAGTGACCTTTCACTCAACGATGTCCTTTTGGTAGGACCAGTCGTGCAAAATGAATTACTGGCAATCATCTTGAAGTTCCGGAAACATAAATATGTGTTTACGGGCGATATTACGAAAATGTACCGACAGATTCGTGTGCATCCTAATGACACTCATTACCAGAGAATTTTTTGGCGAGAAAATTCATCCGACCCAGTAAAGGTATTGGAGCTGACAACAATAACGTATGGTACTGCCTCTGCACCGTTTCAAGCCACTAGATGTCTGATACAGCTtgcaaaagaagaagaatcgaATTTTCCCATAGCATCCAATATCATTCGCAAGGACTGTTATGTTGACGACGTGATATCTGGAGCAGATACATTCGAAGAAGCTAACGAAGCTATCAATCAACTGAGAAGAATGCTAGCGAAAGGTGGTTTTCCAATTCGCAAGTGGTGCTCCAATTCAACACAACTATTGCACAATTGTCCTATTGAAGAACAAGAAACGCTGAAGCCCTGGAAAGACCGATCCATCAATAGTGTGACTAAAATACTTGGTCTGACGTGGAACCCGTTATCCGACGAACTGCTGATTGCTGGTGAGTTAGAACATATTGAAGATCAAAAACGACGAACTACGAAACGACGAATATACTCCGAGGTAGCAAAGCTGTATGATCCATTGGGATTATATTCCCCAACAGTTGTGTTAGCTAAACTACTCGTGCAACAGCTTTGGAAATGTAAGATCGGCTGGGACGATTCAGTCGAAGAATCATTCGTTCAACAATGGTGCAATATAAAACAAACTCTTCCTCATCTTAAGAAAATAACGATTCCTCGTCAAGTGACATACAACGGAGCTATTGATTTTGAGTTGCATGGCTTTGCAGACGCCTCCAATTTAGCTTATGGCGCATGTGTATACGTGCGAAGTTTGTTTCCCGATGGCTCAGCAAAATGTCGACTGTTGAGTTCAAAATCGAAGGTCGCCCCGCTACACGAATTGACGATTCCACGCAAGGAATTGTGCGCCGCGTTACTGCTGACACGACTGGTGAAGAAGATTATTGATGCTGTAGAAATGAACTTTTCTCAGATAATGTTGTGGACTGACAGCCAAATTGTACTTGCTTGGCTGAAGAAAAATCCCGACCGATTGCAAACCTTCGTCAAAAATCGCGTGATGGAAATCCGCAATGGTTCGGGAGAGTATCAATGGAACTATGTGAAATCGTGTGATAACCCAGCAGATGTGGTGTCCCGAGGCCAACTACCAACGATCCTTGCACAGAACGACATGTGGTGGAATGGTCCCAATTTCCTTACCACATCAACCATCATTTTTGAAACACTGAACGACGTCCCGGAAGAAGATTTACCTGAAATGAAACCAGTGATCATGAGTCATTCAGCAACAATATTGGAATTGCTTCCGGTATTTAGCAAGTACAGTTGTTTCCGAAAGCTGCAAAGAGTGATCGGTTGGATTTTACGATTCAAAAATAACTGTCATCAAAAGAACAATCATATCATTCAACGCCATTTGACAGTAGCAGAAATTCGAGAGTCAACGACAACAATCATACGAGTGATTCAGCATATAGAGTTTGGAGATGAAATTCGGCGTCTCAAGTCTGGTCTCCAATGCAAGATTCTTGGCCCTCTCAATCCAATTTATGCCAACAATTTACTACGTGTGGGTGGAAGGCTGAAAAACtccaatttaaaaaatgaatcaaaacatcaACTCATCCTTCCGAACAAGAACATTGTGACTGCACTAATAATTAGAACAATGCACAACGAACTTCTGCACATTGGAGTTTCAGGGTTGGTATCAGCAACTCGACAGCGCTTCTGGATTATCAACGTTCGTTCAACGGTAAGACAAATCATAAGAAGCTGCGTGAAATGTTTCAGAACTAATCCAACTGGTGTTTCTCAATTAATGGGAGACTTGCCGAAACAAAGAGTATCACCTGCCCCTCCGTTCAATATCACTGGTGTAGACTACGCCGGTCCTGTTATGGTAAAGCAAGGAAAGTATAGACCCAAGATTGTGAAAGCGTACATCTCAGTTTTTGTTTGTATGGCGACAAAGGCCATTCATCTAGAGCTGGTATCAGATCTCACGACAGAGGCATTTATTGCAGCCCTTCAGCGCTTCGTAGGACGAAGAGGAATGGTGTCAGAGCTGCATTCTGACAACGGTTCAAATTTTCGAAGTGCTTCCACCGAGCTTCACAAATTGTTTCGCTTGTTACAGGATCAAAATGAAGTCAACCAAATAGAGAAGTTTTGCCTGAAACGAGAAATGAAATGGCATTTCATTCCGCCAGACGCTCCCGAATTCGGTGGCCTCTGGGAGGCAGCCGTAAAAAGCACAAAGACACACCTGAAGCGAGTTCTTGGAAATGCTTTGTTAACATTCGAAGAAATGGCTACTATTCTATGCGAAATTGAAGCCATCCTTAATTCAAGACCACTATTTGCTATCTCTAACGACCCAACGGATCCGGAAGTTATCACGCCAGCACATTTTCTCATAGGTAGGCAGTTAACAGCTGTACCAGAACCATCATacacaaatgaaaaaattggtCGACTCAACCGTTGGCAGCACATTCAACTGATGCGCCAACATTTTTGGAATGCTTGGTCAAATGACTATCTCAACAGCCTACAACTTCGTAAGAAAAATTGGATCACTTCAGAAAACATACAACCAGGAATGATAGTGCTTTTACAAGATAAGAATCGTCCACCACTTCAGTGGAAGTTGGGTCGAATAGTAGCAGTTCATCCTGGATCTGATAACTTAATTCGCGTTGTGGATGTCTGCAGTGGAGGTACAAGTTATCGCCGTCCCATCACCAAACTTTCAGTTTTGCCCATTGAAGTCAATCAACGCGAACCGGAGAGCAGTGAAACATAACGTCTCACTCGGGGGGAGTATGTTCCGTTCTAAAcggaagaattaaaatatacATTGTAAGGTTTTAGCAGTAAGGTTCCTCGGTAACATTTGTAGCGCAAACGTGGCAACATTGCTTTCCTCATTAACCGATGGTAGCATATCGAATAGGTTGCGAAAGCTATATAAGCGAGTTAGTACAGACGTAAGAGTTGAGTTTTATTCCAACCTTTGTAAAGACAACaacaattaaataaatttgaaacaaGTCCGAACAGTGTCATTCATTTCCGACCAAGATTGTAGATCCACACAAGAACCCCACCCGTGGTAATTCTGTGTGGACACCTACATTCGCCAAGGTCTATGGAATACCATACATACCAAATACAGTCCACCGTACAATTGCCCGAGCCCGAacaacaacatcattcaaatgtccacctagggcttcctcgcacaccttgatcaggTGAtcaggaacaggtaattttcgatgacttttcggcacatatggggcggtatctcggtcataacttcacgaatgttgtctttcaaatgttcaagagtttgcggagagtttgcatagacacggtctttcgcataaccccacaaaaaaaagtctagcgggttcaaatcgcatgatctggacggccaattggcatcaccaaaacgcgaaattatgcgtccctcaaatttcgttcgcaatatggccatgttcggtcgtgttgtgtggcacgtggcgccgtcctgctgaaaccacatgtcatccgtatccatatcttcaatttgtggcaaaaaaaagatcggttaacatgcggccatagcgctcaccattcacagttaccgtctcgccgtcctcattttcaaagaaatacggcccgatgactccaccagaccataatgcgcaccaaacagtgacttttggcggatgcaatggcctctcaacaatcacgtgtggattttctgagccccatatacggaaattttgggtgttcacatagccaccgagctcgaaatgtgcctcatcgctgaagaaaatttgatgcgaaaattcagcattttgctgctgttgttcgttcacccaatcgacgtatgcccgacgcattccatggtcaccacgctctaatttttgtaccagttggactttatatggatgtaggtgcaagtccaaatgcaaaattcgccacaatgatgtgtttgacaagcccaattgctgagcacgccgtggaatcgaaacattcgggtcatcctccacactgg
The Toxorhynchites rutilus septentrionalis strain SRP chromosome 2, ASM2978413v1, whole genome shotgun sequence genome window above contains:
- the LOC129765654 gene encoding uncharacterized protein LOC129765654; translated protein: MPIQHSPKKTNQNEGESEIFRGFPDEPDRNKSIMDNIAADAKTISQLNPLFRLRRQTLLKITRIKSIIDNADIPVTLAQLRVYARKLQSLYDEFSGFHNQILAIIPDEEIENQEAECQRFEDIYDLTSTIIEHSLMQNNVADIAQAVPPQVIIHQQPLKAPIPTFDGDYTKWPKFKAMFLDVMAQSRDTDAIKLYHLDKALIGSAAGVLDSKTINEGNYTKAWNILTERYENRRVIIETHIRGLLQLQKMSTESNIELRKLVDECNKHVESLEYMEQELLGMSELIIIYLLTAALDKTTRKHWEQTLKPGQLPKYKTTIEFLKSQCQVLERCEAAFSLPIPKPFVSKSGTQIKINNQRTHAAVSDENYTNEKCDFCAALHRNYQCDKLNALSSAEKMNKIKSTGVCFNCLRKGHISKNCPSSKTCRICKKRHHTQLHEDVSPMQNSETIRNENITVRNQPTNDKPSTSNENQMPVSTCSCNSARVSKTVLLLTAVVLVTDKNGRQHSCRALLDSGSQVNFVSERFANVLEIPKQRVNIAIAGISSLKTTAHEKIIVKFQSQYSSFQASLECLITRKVTGKIPSMDIDITDWNIPSGIQLADPMFYKSNTIDILIGAELFFKLLKPNQLVLEDGLPELRDSHLGWIVTGSISADNNVQYSQIASIQSIEDSIEKFWQIEELQDDPKPTTDEQRCEEHFSVTHSRDETGRFVVRLPFKDNVNELISCRELALKRFYMLETKLQRNPDLKSQYIDFVREYQQLGHCKEVDETKDKRPLNPYFMPHHAVLRPDSSTTKCRVVFDASAKPSSSDLSLNDVLLVGPVVQNELLAIILKFRKHKYVFTGDITKMYRQIRVHPNDTHYQRIFWRENSSDPVKVLELTTITYGTASAPFQATRCLIQLAKEEESNFPIASNIIRKDCYVDDVISGADTFEEANEAINQLRRMLAKGGFPIRKWCSNSTQLLHNCPIEEQETLKPWKDRSINSVTKILGLTWNPLSDELLIAGELEHIEDQKRRTTKRRIYSEVAKLYDPLGLYSPTVVLAKLLVQQLWKCKIGWDDSVEESFVQQWCNIKQTLPHLKKITIPRQVTYNGAIDFELHGFADASNLAYGACVYVRSLFPDGSAKCRLLSSKSKVAPLHELTIPRKELCAALLLTRLVKKIIDAVEMNFSQIMLWTDSQIVLAWLKKNPDRLQTFVKNRVMEIRNGSGEYQWNYVKSCDNPADVVSRGQLPTILAQNDMWWNGPNFLTTSTIIFETLNDVPEEDLPEMKPVIMSHSATILELLPVFSKYSCFRKLQRVIGWILRFKNNCHQKNNHIIQRHLTVAEIRESTTTIIRVIQHIEFGDEIRRLKSGLQCKILGPLNPIYANNLLRVGGRLKNSNLKNESKHQLILPNKNIVTALIIRTMHNELLHIGVSGLVSATRQRFWIINVRSTVRQIIRSCVKCFRTNPTGVSQLMGDLPKQRVSPAPPFNITGVDYAGPVMVKQGKYRPKIVKAYISVFVCMATKAIHLELVSDLTTEAFIAALQRFVGRRGMVSELHSDNGSNFRSASTELHKLFRLLQDQNEVNQIEKFCLKREMKWHFIPPDAPEFGGLWEAAVKSTKTHLKRVLGNALLTFEEMATILCEIEAILNSRPLFAISNDPTDPEVITPAHFLIGRQLTAVPEPSYTNEKIGRLNRWQHIQLMRQHFWNAWSNDYLNSLQLRKKNWITSENIQPGMIVLLQDKNRPPLQWKLGRIVAVHPGSDNLIRVVDVCSGGTSYRRPITKLSVLPIEVNQREPESSET